The Brevibacillus humidisoli DNA segment TTGAGATACGGGAGACCGCAGAAGAAGTGCTTGCAGTGCAGATCCCTGCCTATCGGGTGGAAGCGGATCTGATCGGGTTCTCCGGTATCCCGCCGCTGCACGACACGGTTGAGACGCTAGTGACCTGTAGAGAATCGTTTTACGGCTATCGCACGGAGGAGGGCAAACTAGCCGGGGCGATCTCGTACAAGCGCATCGGCGATCTGCTGGATATTCACCGGATGATGGTCCACCCTGACTATTTTCGCAGAGGGATTGCCGGCTCCTTGCTGCGATTTGTGGAGTGCAATGAACCGGGAATCCGGACGATCAAAGTGGCTACCGGTACGGGAAATGAGTCGGCCAAACTATTGTATCAACGAAACGGGTTTCAGGAGATAGGGCAGCAAGAGGTAGCCCCTGGTATCACCGTTACCTTGTTTGAGAAACATCTTGCCTAGGAGGAATACAACAGGTAGTCAGGGTTAAGGGTTAGCAGGCAGCACAACGGATTAGAGATTGATTGATACAAAGAAGTATGGAGCTCGTT contains these protein-coding regions:
- a CDS encoding GNAT family N-acetyltransferase, producing MIERLQIEIRETAEEVLAVQIPAYRVEADLIGFSGIPPLHDTVETLVTCRESFYGYRTEEGKLAGAISYKRIGDLLDIHRMMVHPDYFRRGIAGSLLRFVECNEPGIRTIKVATGTGNESAKLLYQRNGFQEIGQQEVAPGITVTLFEKHLA